One Microvirga thermotolerans DNA window includes the following coding sequences:
- the prmC gene encoding peptide chain release factor N(5)-glutamine methyltransferase — MQVPDPSNGSPRRSTPPRKGDGSGTPTRAAALAGLRRTLSEAGFETAALDARLLVLSALEITATDLITDPDRPLTQVEAETLTDFARRRLAREPVARILGEREFWGLPFRLSPETLVPRPDTETVVETALSLVPDRGAPLRIVDFGTGSGALLTALLHELPQAVGIGIDLSEGAARTARGNAWANGVGERSLFVVADWAAALKGPFDLAVSNPPYIASPVVETLEPEVRDHDPRLALDGGPDGLAPYRVLLGEAERLLAPSGLMVLEIGYDQADPVSRLAAERGLEAVRLAHDLGGNPRCIALKRT, encoded by the coding sequence ATGCAAGTGCCCGATCCATCGAACGGCTCACCCCGTCGTTCCACCCCTCCCCGCAAGGGGGACGGCAGCGGAACGCCAACCCGCGCCGCCGCCCTCGCGGGCTTGCGCCGAACCTTGAGCGAGGCCGGATTCGAGACGGCAGCCCTCGACGCGCGGCTGCTGGTTCTCTCGGCTCTCGAGATCACGGCGACGGATCTCATCACCGATCCCGACCGCCCCTTGACGCAGGTCGAGGCCGAGACCCTCACGGACTTCGCCCGCCGCCGCCTGGCCCGCGAGCCCGTGGCGCGGATCCTGGGCGAGCGCGAGTTCTGGGGGCTGCCCTTCCGCCTGTCCCCCGAGACCCTGGTGCCGCGGCCCGACACGGAGACGGTGGTGGAGACCGCCCTTTCCCTCGTCCCCGACCGCGGCGCCCCTCTCCGGATCGTCGATTTCGGGACGGGTTCCGGCGCCCTTCTCACGGCGCTCCTGCACGAGCTTCCGCAGGCCGTGGGGATCGGGATCGACCTGTCCGAGGGTGCGGCCCGGACGGCGCGGGGCAATGCATGGGCGAACGGGGTGGGAGAGCGCAGCCTGTTCGTGGTGGCCGACTGGGCGGCGGCCCTGAAGGGCCCCTTCGACCTCGCCGTCTCCAACCCTCCCTACATCGCCTCCCCGGTGGTCGAGACCCTGGAGCCGGAGGTCAGGGATCACGATCCGCGGCTCGCCCTCGACGGCGGGCCCGACGGCCTCGCCCCCTACCGGGTGCTTCTCGGCGAGGCGGAGCGCCTCTTGGCGCCCTCCGGGCTGATGGTGCTCGAGATCGGCTACGATCAGGCGGACCCGGTGAGCCGTTTGGCCGCGGAGCGGGGCCTTGAAGCGGTGCGCCTGGCACACGATCTAGGAGGCAACCCCCGCTGCATCGCCCTGAAACGGACATGA
- a CDS encoding DUF4167 domain-containing protein — translation MRGRNRNGNKGPNPLTRTYESNGPDVKIRGTAQHIAEKYSQLARDASASGDPVAAENYFQHAEHYFRIIAAAQEQLREQYGYQQRSFDDEGEDEGFAPGERQPYSSGEETDPGSQPQPFETRPEGDRPARFDREDRQNRGDRRERFQRERGQRQDGAREEQPRLEFDRQERGERQDRGERNGRAPFRRDRQRDEAEAQDAGGLPAFLTNPVRAPVADTSVDEAAPAPQDAANDEEARPRRRTRRPRRALAEDAGSEAAAGFEGIETPAAE, via the coding sequence ATGCGCGGTCGTAACCGCAATGGAAACAAGGGGCCCAATCCCCTGACGCGGACCTACGAATCGAACGGTCCGGACGTGAAGATCCGCGGCACCGCGCAGCACATTGCCGAGAAGTACAGCCAGCTCGCCCGCGACGCCTCCGCCAGCGGCGATCCGGTGGCGGCCGAGAACTACTTCCAGCACGCGGAGCACTATTTCCGCATCATCGCGGCGGCGCAGGAGCAGCTGCGCGAGCAGTACGGCTACCAGCAGCGCTCCTTCGACGACGAGGGCGAGGACGAAGGCTTCGCCCCCGGCGAGCGCCAGCCCTATTCCAGCGGCGAGGAGACGGATCCCGGCTCGCAGCCGCAGCCCTTCGAGACGCGTCCCGAAGGCGACCGCCCGGCGCGCTTCGACCGCGAGGATCGCCAGAACCGGGGCGACCGGCGCGAGCGATTCCAGCGGGAGCGCGGCCAGCGCCAGGACGGCGCCCGCGAGGAGCAACCCCGCCTCGAATTCGACCGCCAGGAACGCGGAGAGCGCCAGGATCGCGGAGAACGCAACGGGCGCGCGCCCTTCCGCCGCGACCGCCAGCGCGACGAGGCCGAGGCGCAGGATGCGGGCGGTCTTCCCGCCTTCCTGACGAACCCGGTCCGGGCTCCCGTGGCCGATACCTCGGTCGACGAGGCCGCCCCGGCGCCTCAGGACGCCGCCAACGACGAGGAGGCCCGCCCCCGCCGCCGCACCCGGCGTCCGCGCCGGGCGCTCGCGGAGGATGCGGGCTCCGAGGCCGCGGCCGGTTTCGAGGGTATCGAGACCCCGGCGGCCGAGTAG
- a CDS encoding MOSC domain-containing protein, whose product MSIRIASLQRYPVKGLSPERLVSAALTKGGYFPGDRLFAIENGPSGFDAADPQHQPKVKFLMLMRNERLARLKTRYLASITTLFIEDGGREVARGDLSTREGRLAIEAFFRRFMPSELRGPPKVLAAPEGFRFTDSRRGFVSLINLASVRALEEAVGAPVDPLRFRGNLHLEGLAPWAEFDLVGQVLAAPSGLRLRVTKRIERCAATNVDPATGTRDLQIPKSLMQAYGHVDCGVYAEVLADGVVAEGDALMPEQAALAL is encoded by the coding sequence ATGAGCATCCGCATCGCCTCCCTCCAGCGCTATCCCGTCAAGGGCCTCTCTCCCGAGAGGCTCGTCTCCGCAGCCCTGACGAAGGGGGGCTACTTCCCCGGCGACCGGCTCTTCGCCATCGAGAACGGTCCCTCCGGCTTCGATGCCGCCGACCCGCAGCATCAGCCGAAGGTCAAGTTCCTGATGCTCATGCGCAACGAGCGCCTGGCCCGCCTGAAGACGCGCTATCTCGCTTCCATCACGACCCTGTTCATCGAGGACGGCGGGCGGGAAGTGGCGCGGGGGGATCTCTCGACCCGCGAGGGACGCCTCGCCATCGAGGCCTTCTTCCGCCGCTTCATGCCCTCCGAACTGCGCGGGCCGCCGAAGGTCCTCGCGGCTCCCGAGGGCTTCCGCTTCACCGATTCCCGGCGCGGCTTCGTCTCGCTCATCAACCTCGCCAGCGTGCGCGCGCTGGAGGAGGCGGTCGGCGCGCCGGTCGACCCCCTGCGCTTTCGCGGCAACCTCCACCTGGAGGGCCTCGCCCCCTGGGCCGAGTTCGACCTCGTCGGCCAGGTGCTGGCGGCGCCCTCCGGCCTGCGGCTGAGGGTGACGAAGCGCATCGAGCGCTGCGCGGCGACGAACGTGGACCCCGCCACCGGAACCCGCGACCTGCAGATCCCGAAGAGCCTCATGCAGGCCTACGGCCACGTGGATTGCGGGGTCTATGCGGAGGTCCTGGCGGACGGCGTCGTGGCCGAGGGGGACGCCCTCATGCCCGAGCAGGCGGCGCTCGCGCTCTGA